One stretch of Candidatus Saccharibacteria bacterium oral taxon 488 DNA includes these proteins:
- a CDS encoding NADP-dependent malic enzyme, producing the protein MDYNTLALELHKKYKGKITTSLRDQEKLDRDKLSAYYSPGVGAVSQAIAENPADLPKYTWTNNLVGVISDGSAILGLGDLGPKAAMPVMEGKALLFKHFANVDAVPVVLDVHQPEEIIATIKAIAPSFGAINLEDIAAPKCFEIEERLKAELDIPVFHDDQHGTAIVVLAGLINAAKLTRRNLADCKFVVIGAGAAGTAIIKLLHLYGARNIMAVDSRGIVGASRTDLNAEKTALLEYVDASQSGSIDDAITDADVFIGVSRAGLLTPELVQKMAEDPIIFALANPVPEIMPDVAREAGVAVIATGRSDFPNQINNSLAFPGIFRGALDHGVKKITDQHKLAAAKALAALVENPTADEVIPSPFDERVPSTVARVIT; encoded by the coding sequence ATGGATTACAATACACTAGCACTTGAATTACACAAGAAATATAAGGGTAAAATTACTACCAGCTTGCGCGACCAGGAGAAACTGGACCGTGACAAATTAAGCGCCTATTACAGCCCAGGCGTGGGTGCGGTCAGCCAGGCGATTGCCGAAAACCCAGCGGATTTACCAAAGTACACCTGGACGAATAATCTAGTCGGCGTGATTTCTGACGGCTCAGCGATTTTAGGCTTGGGCGATTTGGGACCGAAAGCCGCCATGCCGGTGATGGAAGGCAAGGCGCTGCTGTTCAAGCATTTCGCTAATGTCGACGCTGTGCCGGTTGTACTGGACGTTCACCAACCAGAAGAAATTATTGCCACGATCAAGGCAATCGCACCGAGCTTTGGGGCGATTAACCTGGAAGACATCGCCGCACCAAAATGTTTTGAGATTGAAGAGCGCCTGAAGGCTGAGCTGGACATCCCCGTGTTTCATGACGACCAACATGGTACAGCGATAGTGGTGTTGGCGGGGCTGATCAATGCCGCGAAATTGACGAGACGAAATTTGGCAGACTGTAAATTTGTAGTCATTGGCGCGGGCGCAGCCGGTACGGCCATCATCAAATTATTGCACTTATACGGCGCGAGGAACATCATGGCAGTAGATAGCCGCGGCATTGTTGGTGCGTCTCGCACTGATTTGAATGCGGAAAAAACTGCACTGTTAGAATACGTCGACGCTTCACAATCCGGCTCCATTGACGACGCCATCACCGATGCTGACGTGTTTATTGGTGTGTCGCGCGCTGGGCTGCTCACACCTGAATTGGTACAGAAAATGGCCGAGGATCCAATCATCTTTGCCCTGGCAAACCCGGTACCAGAAATCATGCCAGACGTCGCCCGAGAGGCGGGCGTAGCAGTCATCGCTACTGGCCGCAGCGATTTTCCAAACCAAATTAATAATTCCCTGGCCTTCCCAGGTATCTTCCGCGGGGCGCTCGATCATGGTGTGAAAAAAATCACCGACCAGCACAAACTCGCAGCAGCCAAAGCACTGGCGGCACTAGTTGAAAACCCAACGGCCGATGAAGTCATTCCTTCGCCATTTGATGAGCGAGTGCCGTCAACCGTCGCTCGTGTTATCACATAA
- a CDS encoding type II/IV secretion system protein — protein sequence MDEDRIQQQRRDQDEDATRKRAAILGLQYLDAREFEQTIPLIRDILTIEEMYNGHVVPLAINPDEQSYRFGITSQTPQSLVATMTNNYREQGIIAKFFLISASGFRSLMLRFDPPKKVIYDNIEIAKEGDSDTLQQVSQTLATVGTNDVFNYLIDQADRLNASDIHIENQRDTIRVRMRVDGALHSVAELGRDRYRVIMAALASRANISTASNEPQSGHMQQEIHRDGISHLLNLRVEAVPTMYGQDVVLRLFNFDTSMLNLDLLSIGAAERAQIDEIISHPRGLVLLVGPTGSGKSTTLYSILNALNTPDRKVITLEDPVENTIPGITQIPIDTTAGQRFDDGLRSVLRLDPDVVMVGEIRDQETAKTAIQASITGHLVLSSFHANSTSAAFSRIIDMIGQNPIFSSAVRLLIAQRLVRRLHDESKEEYEPDEATRNWVKEVLRDLPSHVDCPDLDTFKLWRPVATDEVPFGYKGRIPVMEQLVVTEEIQKFLRGDIADVHTEAIEATAKKHGMVTLLQAGVLAALRGETTLEEVNRVI from the coding sequence AGACAATTCCGCTGATTCGTGATATTTTGACGATTGAAGAGATGTATAACGGACACGTTGTGCCGCTGGCGATAAACCCTGACGAGCAGTCATATCGGTTTGGCATTACGTCACAGACACCACAATCATTAGTAGCAACGATGACTAATAACTACCGCGAGCAGGGTATTATTGCTAAGTTCTTTCTAATATCGGCCTCGGGCTTTAGGTCGTTAATGCTGCGATTTGATCCGCCAAAGAAAGTGATTTATGATAATATCGAAATTGCCAAAGAGGGTGATAGTGACACACTCCAGCAGGTCAGCCAGACATTAGCGACCGTCGGCACGAACGACGTGTTTAACTATTTGATCGATCAGGCGGATCGGCTGAATGCGTCGGATATTCATATTGAGAATCAGCGCGATACTATTCGGGTGCGGATGCGCGTTGATGGCGCGCTGCACTCGGTGGCGGAGCTGGGCCGTGATCGTTATCGAGTTATCATGGCGGCGCTGGCTTCGCGAGCAAATATTTCGACGGCGTCCAATGAGCCGCAGTCGGGGCACATGCAGCAAGAAATCCATCGTGACGGTATATCACACCTCCTTAACCTCCGTGTCGAAGCAGTGCCAACCATGTATGGTCAAGACGTAGTGCTGCGCTTATTTAATTTTGACACCTCGATGTTGAACCTAGACTTGCTCAGTATCGGTGCGGCTGAGCGGGCGCAAATTGATGAGATCATTTCCCATCCGCGTGGTCTGGTGCTGTTAGTTGGGCCAACTGGCTCGGGTAAGTCAACGACTTTGTACAGCATTCTCAATGCGCTCAATACGCCGGATCGTAAAGTGATTACACTGGAAGACCCAGTAGAAAATACCATTCCCGGCATTACGCAGATCCCGATTGATACGACGGCTGGCCAGCGGTTTGATGATGGGCTGCGTAGTGTGCTGCGCCTCGACCCGGACGTGGTGATGGTTGGCGAGATCCGTGATCAGGAAACGGCCAAGACAGCAATTCAGGCGTCGATTACCGGGCATCTGGTGCTGTCAAGCTTTCATGCTAACTCGACGTCAGCGGCATTTAGTCGAATTATTGATATGATCGGGCAGAATCCAATTTTTAGTTCAGCGGTGCGCCTATTGATCGCTCAGCGGCTGGTGCGGCGCCTGCATGATGAGAGCAAGGAAGAGTATGAACCAGATGAGGCAACACGCAACTGGGTAAAGGAGGTCTTGCGGGATCTACCGTCACATGTTGATTGTCCTGATCTTGATACGTTCAAGCTGTGGCGACCCGTGGCGACCGACGAGGTGCCGTTTGGCTACAAGGGGCGTATCCCAGTGATGGAGCAATTGGTGGTGACTGAGGAAATTCAGAAGTTTCTACGTGGCGATATTGCTGATGTGCACACCGAGGCGATTGAGGCTACAGCCAAGAAACATGGCATGGTGACGCTGCTGCAGGCGGGCGTGCTAGCGGCTTTGCGCGGCGAGACGACACTTGAGGAAGTTAATCGAGTTATCTAG